The proteins below are encoded in one region of Sminthopsis crassicaudata isolate SCR6 chromosome 1, ASM4859323v1, whole genome shotgun sequence:
- the C1H9orf85 gene encoding uncharacterized protein C9orf85 homolog isoform X2 has product MMFQRINAKLHDGVCHHCKEVLEWRVKYSKYKPLSKPKKCIKCLQKTVKDSYHTICRPCACELEVCAKCGKKEEIVIPISNKLEKTDNVKSGEISNCKRRKRFEEQTSDELDFDIDLNESEDEEQDNHMQMLKSN; this is encoded by the exons agaATAAATGCAAAGCTTCATGATGGAGTATGCCACCATTGTAAAGAAGTTCTGGAATGGCGAGTAAAATACAGCAAGTACAAACCACTATCAAAACCTAAAAAATG tattaaATGTTTACAAAAGACAGTGAAGGATTCTTATCACACAATCTGTAGACCATGCGCTTGTGAACTTGAAGTTTGTGCTAAatgtggaaagaaagaagaaattgttaTTCC GATCAGTAACAAGCTAGAGAAGACAGACAATGTTAAAAGTGGTGAAATATCTAACTGCAAGAGAAGAAAGAGGTTTGAAGAACAGACCAGTGATGAATTAGATTTTGACATTGATTTAAATGAATCAGAAGATGAAGAACAAGATAATCATATGCAAATGTTAAAATCTAACTAA